The following are encoded in a window of Chaetodon auriga isolate fChaAug3 chromosome 24, fChaAug3.hap1, whole genome shotgun sequence genomic DNA:
- the ripk3 gene encoding receptor-interacting serine/threonine-protein kinase 3, which produces MALSSYPPPLLIEDSSLIDWKVIGSGGFGQIYKARHQKWCCDVAIKLLHYDDGTSTSLLREIEMMRQGSSPYVIQVLGVFRGRLPSTGLSAHLGLVMEVMERGSLASLQDTLCGTPPWPLVFRLAHQVALGINFLHSLSPAMLHLDLKPNNVLLDSYLNAKLTDFGLARYYHSVSRVSKKDSEEEGGTLSYMPPEAFDVSYSPTRASDIYSYGILLWSIVTGKQPYPNAMSSIVRLRIPQGDRPSLDEIRIQAAGRAGLTGLMNLMERCWEAKPNQRPSSHECTTETEELYKMHKHAILDAVHKVLKKLHEKEEESITEQVQRVEITQASVRTRVAAVNVDYVPTGRPPIQEMAGGWPECSNNKTRAKDLPPPRPASVVDLDLGRPSTDHKVKVSSVYPIQSSSPFISTGKPPQGRTTQISQQALRQRLISQYHRQSSSPDTFLCHPPPSARSVHIHLSHVTGFQHGDNNTMHIYTADPVERKRHPTAPSTVNLPLPHSGSRRDKMGGAG; this is translated from the exons ATGGCACTGTCCAGCTATCCACCTCCTTTGTTGATTGAAGACTCCAGCCTGATTGACTGGAAGGTGATCGGCTCTGGGGGATTTGGACAAATCTACAAAGCCAGGCATCAGAAGTGGTGCTGCGATGTGGCCATTAAACTGCTTCATTATGATGACGG GACCAGCACATCTTTGCTGCGTGAGATTGAAATGATGCGTCAAGGAAGCAGCCCGTACGTTATTCAGGTCCTCGGGGTCTTCAGGGGTCGACTGCCCTCCACTGGCTTGTCAGCACACCTCGGTCTGGTCATGGAGGTCATGGAGAGGGGATCACTGGCCTCCCTACAG GACACCTTATGCGGGACTCCACCCTGGCCACTGGTCTTCAGACTGGCTCACCAAGTGGCTCTGGGTATAAACTTCCTCCACAGTCTGTCCCCTGCCATGCTCCACCTGGACCTGAAGCCTAACAATGTGCTGCTGGACTCCTATCTCAATGCCAAG ctAACAGATTTTGGCCTTGCCCGATATTACCACAGCGTCTCGCGGGTTTCCAAGAAAGACAGCGAAGAGGAAGGGGGGACGCTCAGCTACATGCCACCGGAGGCGTTTGACGTGTCGTACAGCCCTACCCGGGCCTCTGATATCTACAG ctATGGTATACTCTTGTGGTCCATTGTCACGGGGAAGCAGCCATATCCAA ATGCAATGTCCAGCATAGTGCGGTTGCGCATCCCGCAGGGAGACCGTCCATCCCTGGATGAGATCAGGATCCAGGCTGCAGGGCGTGCAGGGTTGACTGGACTGATGAACCTCATGGAGAGATGCTGGGAAGCAAAACCCAACCAGAGGCCCTCCTCCCATG AGTGCACAACTGAGACAGAAGAACTGTATAagatgcacaaacatgcaatcCTTGACGCAGTCCATAAAGTGCTGAAGAAACTG catgaaaaggaagaagaatCTATAACAGAACAGGTTCAGAGGGTTGAGATCACTCAGGCTTCAG TGAGAACCAGAGTTGCAGCAGTAAATGTTGATTATGTACCGACAGGGCGCCCGCCAATTCAG GAAATGGCTGGTGGTTGGCCTGAATgttcaaacaacaaaacaagagcTAAAG ATCTGCCTCCACCTCGACCTGCAAGTGTGGTTGACCTTGACCTGGGCCGCCCATCGACAGACCATAAAGTGAAAGTGTCCTCGGTTTACCCAATtcaatcatcatcaccatttatTTCGACCGGGAAGCCACCTCAAGGCAGAACAACACAAATTTCCCAGCAGGCTCTTAGGCAACGCCTGATTTCACAGTACCAC cGTCAGTCTTCCAGCCCTGACACCTTCCTCTGCCATCCTCCGCCCTCTGCACGCAGTGTCCACATCCACCTGAGCCACGTGACTGGATTTCAGCATGGCGACAACAACACCATGCACATCTACACTGCAGACCCCGTGGAGAGGAAACGGCACCCAACAGCGCCATCTACCGTCAACCTCCCGCTGCCGCATTCAGGAAGCAGGAGGGACAAGATGGGGGGAGCTGGCTGA
- the khnyn gene encoding protein KHNYN, translated as MDGERSDGGGGGGGGPEVVDEFACAGMLRGSLTSLHSTVERIFGVTFSIGADDLSHGNNGQIWLKLQGQSNSVKAAKLFVKGVVNQEEQQEVSYPGVLHCVFCGARGLFMDCLIRSTSAHIVVGSTGFLLISGLAEPVVRAYSLITDLVERYEGTQSRRSEIGDRGLGESLDSRRAFKTLVEKWEDRHVLDLLVLPGSVKEILLDLVKESGLGSNPRLVLTDGHAGARSHGGAEGRWDSTTDRWVEGMTAGAGKDSATKDSFSQSFSTAAGARGRAEGAEERLMRAPQEVGEEEQLEQVATLRTKVTQGVGQEEEQELQFLLLLKFFTAMGYTENVVRRVLARTGPKEASQILDLVQQEQDRSDREQRVQLGQDQKNQDGIALNQSERNRPCETEHREDEEMAAGGHKVISNNGEVGHVSEGEGDGATGSTNPLPQSTRHFEGEGSAEEKEEGHEEDFVLGVMKKAAASCGYMEQKVAKVYNMLPDRSTHQLLLELQRDGSKDTDTLKEGPREMDDVVLEKGGPKAGPAEVEARGEIELFIPAEKKESDDKGWVVMPNVTAPVADPDLLHWTINPQQPATNQYTSQPKRHQPSTKSQTPNQVILPEVKGPPMPTYSSSLGPPHTNFQSNTQYGQTSYWPNPPTSKENHPTQDNVLNPKSSNSLKRALQASQPPIFTGKDSSPTRVRDKRGFMAASSVVVTGEQRFLEGLQISFNLQLTDQPGDPKLRTIIIDGSNVAMSHGLGHFFSCRGIALAVQHFWDRGHRNISALLPQWRQKSDPKTKEQHYLGELQKLGLVSYTPSREVQGKRISSYDDRFMLQLAQKTDGVIVTNDNLRDLSDESTVWRDIIKKRLLQYTFVGDHFMVPDDPLGRGGPHLDDFLRSEHRTPDPGNHSFAGIATNFPSSKPPRSQTEVLNFRDRTLGGALDGACGGSRGKGRGHGKGWDAGHQHRQLGASGADRSREETANLREQLCQVFAGQDNMVALVLQCNPAETDINVLSDLILEQQKD; from the exons ATGGACGGAGAGAGAAGTGatggaggcggaggaggaggaggaggaccggAGGTGGTGGATGAGTTTGCGTGTGCCGGGATGCTGCGGGGATCTCTGACCTCCCTGCACAGCACCGTGGAGCGGATCTTCGGGGTGACGTTTAGCATCGGGGCGGACGATTTGTCTCATGGCAACAACGGGCAGATATGGCTGAAACTGCAAGGGCAGAGCAACAGTGTGAAAGCGGCCAAA TTGTTTGTGAAAGGAGTTGTGAaccaggaggagcagcaggaggtgtcTTATCCCGGTGTCCTTCATTGTGTCTTCTGTGGAGCCAGAGGACTGTTCATGGACTGCCTGATAAGAAGCACGTCAGCACATATAGTG GTTGGCTCCACAGGATTCTTGCTTATATCAGGTCTTGCAGAGCCGGTGGTGCGAGCCTACTCCCTTATTACAGACCTGGTGGAGAGGTATGAGGGCACACAGTCCAGACGCTCTGAGATTGGGGACAGAGGCTTGGGCGAGTCTCTGGATTCACGCCGGGCCTTTAAAACTCTAGTGGAGAAATGGGAGGACAGGCACGTCTTGGATCTACTGGTGTTACCGGGGTCAGTGAAGGAGATCCTGCTGGATTTGGTGAAAGAATCAGGCCTTGGATCAAACCCCAGGCTGGTACTGACAGATGGACATGCTGGGGCAAGATCACACGGAGGTGCAGAGGGTAGATGGGACAGCACTACTGATCGGTGGGTCGAAGGGATGACGGCAGGTGCAGGGAAAGACTCTGCAACCAAAGACTCCTTCTCCCAGTCGTTCTCCACTGCTGCAGGTGCCcgagggagagcagagggtgcTGAGGAAAGACTCATGCGTGCTCCTCAGGAGGtgggagaagaggagcagctggagcaaGTGGCAACATTAAGAACTAAAGTGACACAGGGAGTagggcaggaagaggagcaggagctgcagtttttgCTTCTTTTGAAGTTCTTCACAGCCATGGGGTACACGGAGAACGTTGTGCGACGAGTCCTTGCCCGAACGGGACCCAAAGAGGCCTCGCAGATACTGGACTTGGTTCAACAGGAGCAAGATCGCAGTGACCGGGAGCAGAGAGTTCAGCTTGGCCAAGACCAGAAAAATCAAGATGGTATTGCCTTGAATCAGAGCGAGAGGAACCGACCTTGCGAGACGGagcacagagaagatgaagaaatgGCAGCAGGAGGACATAAAGTGATAAGTAATAATGGAGAGGTGGGACATGTTTCTGAAGGAGAGGGGGATGGAGCGACAGGAAGTACAAACCCTCTCCCTCAAAGTACAAGGCATTTTGAGGGAGAGGGTAGTGCcgaggaaaaggaggaaggacACGAGGAAGACTTTGTCTTGGGAGTGATGAagaaagctgcagccagctgcgGGTACATGGAGCAGAAAGTAGCCAAAGTCTACAACATGTTGCCTGACCGATCCacccaccagctgctcctggagctgcagagagacggGAGCAAAGATACTGACACCCTTAAGGAGGGACCGAGAGAGATGGATGATGTGGTGCTGGAGAAAGGAGGACCAAAAGCTGGACCAGCAGAGGTCGAAGCAAGAGGAGAAATCGAGCTTTTCATACctgcagaaaagaaagaatctgATGATAAAGGGTGGGTAGTCATGCCAAACGTAACTGCACCTGTTGCAGATCCAGATTTGTTACATTGGACTATTAATCCCCAGCAGCCCGCAACAAATCAATACACCTCACAGCCAAAGCGACACCAGCCTTCCACAAAGTCACAAACCCCAAACCAAGTCATCCTTCCTGAAGTCAAAGGGCCACCCATGCCTACTTATTCCTCATCCTTAGGTCCTCCACACACCAATTTCCAATCCAACACACAATATGGCCAAACCAGCTACTGGCCTAATCCACCCACCTCAAAAGAAAATCACCCAACCCAAGACAACGTCTTAAATCCAAAGTCTTCTAACTCCTTGAAACGAGCACTCCAAGCCTCTCAGCCCCCCATCTTCACAGGGAAAGACTCGTCTCCCACCAGGGTGAGGGACAAACGGGGCTTCATGGCCGCCTCTTCAGTGGTAGTGACAGGGGAGCAGCGTTTCCTGGAAGGCCTGCAGATTTCCTTCAACCTTCAGCTAACAGACCAGCCCGGAGACCCGAAGCTGAGGACGATCATCATCGACGGGAGCAACGTGGCCATGAG TCACGGGTTGGGTCACTTCTTCTCCTGTCGAGGAATCGCTCTGGCCGTCCAGCACTTTTGGGACCGAGGCCATCGTAACATCAGCGCCCTCCTGCCGCAGTGGAGGCAGAAGAGCGACCCCAAGACCAAAG AGCAGCACTATCTAGGGGAGCTGCAGAAGCTGGGCCTGGTCTCCTACACGCCCTCCAGAGAGGTCCAGGGCAAGAGGATCAGCTCGTACGACGACAG ATTCATGCTGCAGCTCGCACAGAAGACGGATGGAGTGATCGTGACTAACGACAACCTGAGAGACCTTTCAGATGAGTCCACTGTTTGGAGGGACATCATCAAAAAGAG ACTTCTTCAGTATACGTTCGTTGGGGACCACTTCATGGTGCCGGACGACCCTCTGGGCAGAGGAGGACCTCACCTGGATGACTTCCTACGCTCAGAGCACAG GACTCCTGACCCAGGAAACCACTCTTTTGCCGGCATAGCCACCAATTTCCCTTCCTCCAAACCTCCACGCTCCCAAACGGAGGTCCTGAACTTCCGCGACAGAACTCTGGGTGGCGCTCTGGATGGAGCATGTGGAGGGAGCCGGGGTAAAGGGCGGGGACATGGAAAGGGATGGGACGCGGGACACCAGCACAGGCAGTTAGGGGCTTCAGGCGCAGACAGGAGTCGAGAGGAAACAGCCAACCTgagagagcagctctgtcaggtGTTCGCGGGTCAGGACAACATGGTGGCGCTGGTGCTGCAGTGCAACCCGGCAGAGACGGACATCAACGTGCTGTCTGATCTGATCCTGGAGCAGCAGAAGGACTAG